The DNA region CGCATGGGTATTGCCATAATAGCTGCTATCTTCATTTCTTTCCTGGTAGTGGTGATCATGATGCGCTCTGTATTGAATCCGTTGATTATCATGGTCAGCCTGCCTCTGGCATCGATCGGTGCTTTGCTGGGATTGGTCATCAGTGGCTACACACTGGGTGTATCGGGGATGATGGGTATGTTAATGTTGATAGGCATCGTCCTGACCAACGCTATCGTGCTTATTGCCGTGGTGGAACAACTGCGTCACGGTGGTATGAGTAGCTACGATGCCCTGATTCAGGGAGGGCAGACCAGGCTGCGCCCGATCCTGATGACGGCGCTGACTACGATTTTTGCCATGGTTCCACTGGCTTTGGGAGTAGGCTCAGGCACCATCATAGCTGCTGAGCTGGCAGTGGTGGTCATTGGCGGTCTATTCAGCTCCACACTGCTGACCCTGGTAGTGATACCGGTGCTCTATAGCCTGACCGATCGTTTTCGTCGGCAGCCCGCTTCCAAGTCCGATTCTGCCGCGTAGGGCGCGTCCTGATAGAAACGCTTGAACAGGGGCGAACGTCATGATGACAGGCTCTTATGTGTCATTCGCTTTGTGAGGAGGAGACCCTTCGGCTTCGCTCAGGGTGACATACTGCCCACTATGTCATTCTGAGCGAAGCGAAGAATCTCGGTTGTCCTTAATCCATGGATTGCCGCGCCTTCTCCTCTCTCGGCTTGGAGAATGGCTCGCAATGACAACTTCACTCTTATGTCATTCCCACGAACGTGGGAATCCAGGAGGGGATATCTGCAATTCCCTCTCCCTTGGATGGGAGAGGGCCAGGGTGAAGGTGATGTTCCCCCCCCTCCCTCTAACTCCCTCCCGCCAGGGGAGGGAGAATGGGTGGATTCCCGTTTGCACGGGAATGACAGGGTCTTAGGTGTCATTCGCTTTGTGAGGAGGAGACCCTTCGGCTTCGCTCAGGGTGACAAAGATATAGATATCAGGGTGACAAACATATAAATGTCATTCTGACATATCGCCCACTGTCATGATGGCAGGCTCCCAGGTGTCATTCTGAGCGCAGCGAAGAATCTCGGTTGGCACGCTTACTTGTGCAACCAGGCAGTAGTAGTTATCCTTCATAGACAGACCAGGATGCAAAGGATAAAGCCGTGAAGACAACCAGCAATGCCAATGGGTCAGATATTGTCAAAAGACATTTCACCACTGATGTGGAGGCTCTGCGGAAAGAGGTGATTATTGAGCCCTATAGGGCTGCTGGACCAGGCGGTCAGAGAAAGAATAGGAAGGAAACGGCTATCCGTTTGACGCACGTCCCTTCCGGTATCACGGTTGTTGCCTCAGAGCGCCGTTCCCAGGCGATGAACCGTGAAGTTGCTTTTGAGAGACTCCTAAAGAAATTATCAGAACTGAATCGGCCCCGAAAACGGCGGGTCCAAACCAGGCCGTCTGCGAGTGCTATCCGGGCCAAGGAAGAAGAAAAGGAGAAGCGATCCCGGAAGAAGGAATTGAGGGGAAAGATAGATAGTTCAGGCGAACTGAATTGATGTCAGGGATTAGATGCCGGCGATTCAGGGTGGGTGAGCGAAAACCAGGGAGCAGCCAGGGCTCGTACAGGCGGGGGATGTTCTTGTTCTTGGAGTGCCCAGAAAGTTCCAGACTTCAGGTAGCGCCTGTTATGCAAGAGCAGGCGTTCCGGTATTTCTCGGCCTCCCTGCGGATCAGTTCTATGACATGATCAGGCTCAAGCCTGCCATTGCGGACTGCCTCTACCCAGGGACCGACGGCAGTAATGAACTCGGGGCAGGCCTCTCCGAGGGGTGGGCTATCCAGTGACCTCAGTTTCTGGTTGTCCTGGGAATTCATGGCCCAGAAGCAGTCAACGAAAACATCTCTCAGCTCTATGACCACGGATCGGTGCATGGCATCAAAGCGGTGACAGAAGTGCAATCGGCAGACCAGCGGCCTATAGGCGTAGATGGGGCACTGGCTGAACTGCGGGGCATAGATCTCACAGCCGATGTCATTGCAGCAGATGCCCCCGCAACCGGAGCATATCTGTTCTTCCTTACCAAAATGCTCCAGCTTTACTACTGCCATCGTTACCTCTTCCCCGAAGAGATGCCTCACCTCCTCATCAGTTACCAGAGCAATCTGGGCAAATTGGCTGACCTGATTCAGGAAGTTCCCAAAGGCTTTCCC from Chloroflexota bacterium includes:
- a CDS encoding peptide chain release factor-like protein → MKTTSNANGSDIVKRHFTTDVEALRKEVIIEPYRAAGPGGQRKNRKETAIRLTHVPSGITVVASERRSQAMNREVAFERLLKKLSELNRPRKRRVQTRPSASAIRAKEEEKEKRSRKKELRGKIDSSGELN